A genomic window from Vagococcus entomophilus includes:
- the ileS gene encoding isoleucine--tRNA ligase yields MKMKETLELGKTAFPMRGNLPVREVEWQKEWEENQVYQQRQKLNEGKPTFVLHDGPPYANGNIHLGHALNKISKDIIVRYKSMTGFRSPYVPGWDTHGLPIEQALTNKGVKRKEMTMAEYRKKCAEYAMVQVNTQREDFKRLGIGGEWDTPYITLQPEYEAAQIRVFGKMAEKGYIYKGLKPVYWSPSSESSLAEAEIEYKDVKSASIYVAFKVKDGKDKLPEDASFVIWTTTPWTLPSNLGISVHPDYDYVLVETMGKKFVVAKELLEKVSQELDWKETNVLKTLKGQELEYMTAQHPFYDRESLVMVGDHVTLDAGTGLVHTAPGHGEDDYYVGKKYHLEVLSPIDNKGCYTEEAPGFEGVFYDKANPMVTEILEEKGALLKLEFFTHSYPHDWRTKKPVIYRATPQWFASIDKFRKEILDEVEKVEWVIPWGKTRLYNMIRDRGDWVISRQRAWGVPLPIFYAENGEAIITPETIEHVANLFAENGSNVWFEKEAKELLPEGFTHPGSPNGTFTKEKDIMDVWFDSGSSHEAVLRGRENLTFPADLYLEGSDQYRGWFNSSITTSVAINGVSPYKSVLSQGFTLDPQGRKQSKSLGNTIEPNKVTKQMGADILRLWVASVDYESDVRVDMGTLNQISEVYRKIRNTLRFLLANTSDFDPKVNSVSYEELRSVDKYMMIRLNQTIKAIREKGYDKYSFSTVYKEVVHFVTADLSAFYLDFAKDVVYIEAENDPARRCMQTVFYECLVALTKLLTPILLHTSEEVWGYLKEEEQYVQLTEIPGYQEFANQSELLDMWKAFMDLRDNALKALEEARNAKLIGKSFEAKLTVYPNEQINILIDSLDADLAQLFIVSDLEVKAVGEKVDEHALVFDDVSILVEKAEGQTCARCRKVTKDVGTNALFPTLCGHCADVVAKNYPEALTQGIE; encoded by the coding sequence ATGAAAATGAAAGAAACACTTGAGCTAGGAAAAACTGCTTTTCCAATGCGTGGGAATTTACCTGTTCGTGAAGTAGAATGGCAAAAAGAATGGGAAGAAAATCAAGTTTATCAACAACGCCAAAAATTAAATGAAGGCAAACCAACTTTTGTCTTACATGATGGACCTCCCTATGCGAATGGAAATATTCATTTGGGTCATGCACTTAATAAAATCAGTAAAGATATCATCGTACGCTATAAGTCGATGACTGGTTTTCGTTCGCCGTATGTTCCTGGTTGGGATACACATGGATTGCCAATTGAACAAGCTCTTACGAATAAAGGCGTAAAGCGCAAAGAAATGACAATGGCTGAATATCGTAAAAAATGTGCCGAGTATGCAATGGTTCAAGTAAATACACAGCGTGAAGATTTCAAGCGATTAGGTATTGGTGGGGAGTGGGATACTCCTTATATCACATTGCAACCAGAATACGAAGCCGCTCAAATTCGTGTGTTTGGCAAGATGGCAGAAAAAGGGTATATTTACAAAGGCTTGAAACCTGTTTATTGGTCACCTTCAAGTGAATCGTCTTTGGCCGAAGCGGAAATTGAGTACAAAGATGTAAAATCTGCCTCTATCTACGTGGCTTTCAAAGTAAAAGATGGGAAAGATAAGCTGCCAGAGGATGCCTCTTTTGTTATTTGGACGACAACACCGTGGACGTTGCCTTCAAACTTAGGAATCTCTGTTCATCCTGACTATGACTATGTTTTGGTTGAAACTATGGGTAAAAAGTTTGTTGTTGCAAAAGAACTGTTAGAAAAAGTAAGTCAAGAGCTTGACTGGAAAGAAACCAATGTTTTAAAAACCTTAAAAGGTCAAGAGCTAGAATATATGACGGCACAACATCCTTTCTATGATCGGGAATCTTTGGTTATGGTAGGGGATCATGTAACGCTTGATGCCGGAACAGGTCTCGTTCATACTGCTCCAGGGCACGGGGAAGATGACTATTATGTAGGGAAAAAATATCATTTAGAAGTGTTATCTCCAATCGACAATAAGGGCTGCTATACAGAGGAAGCGCCTGGGTTTGAAGGCGTTTTTTATGACAAAGCCAATCCAATGGTTACAGAAATTTTGGAAGAAAAAGGCGCATTGCTTAAATTAGAATTCTTTACACATAGCTACCCTCATGACTGGCGTACAAAAAAACCAGTAATTTATCGTGCAACCCCACAGTGGTTTGCTTCTATTGACAAATTTAGAAAAGAAATTCTTGATGAAGTTGAAAAGGTTGAGTGGGTTATTCCTTGGGGAAAAACACGCTTATACAATATGATTCGCGATCGTGGCGATTGGGTTATTTCTCGTCAGCGTGCATGGGGCGTGCCACTTCCAATTTTCTATGCAGAAAATGGTGAAGCAATTATCACCCCTGAAACCATTGAGCATGTTGCAAACTTATTTGCAGAAAATGGCTCGAATGTTTGGTTTGAAAAAGAAGCAAAAGAGCTATTACCAGAAGGTTTTACACATCCAGGAAGTCCGAATGGAACCTTTACGAAAGAAAAAGATATTATGGATGTATGGTTTGATTCAGGCTCTTCACACGAAGCAGTGTTACGTGGACGTGAAAATTTAACTTTCCCAGCAGATTTGTATCTTGAAGGATCAGATCAGTATCGTGGTTGGTTCAACTCAAGTATCACGACAAGTGTTGCCATCAATGGAGTGTCTCCTTATAAATCTGTCCTTTCACAAGGCTTTACTCTTGATCCACAAGGAAGAAAACAAAGTAAATCACTTGGCAATACGATTGAGCCAAATAAAGTAACCAAACAAATGGGGGCAGATATTCTACGTCTTTGGGTGGCCAGTGTTGATTATGAGTCAGATGTTCGGGTAGACATGGGCACGCTAAACCAAATTTCAGAAGTATATCGTAAAATCAGAAATACGCTAAGATTCTTATTAGCCAATACAAGTGATTTTGATCCAAAAGTCAATAGTGTTTCTTATGAAGAACTCCGCTCTGTAGATAAATATATGATGATTCGTTTGAATCAAACGATAAAAGCTATTCGAGAAAAAGGCTACGATAAGTACTCTTTCTCTACGGTTTATAAAGAAGTTGTCCATTTTGTAACGGCTGATTTATCTGCATTTTATCTTGATTTTGCTAAAGATGTTGTCTACATCGAAGCCGAAAATGATCCAGCTCGTCGTTGTATGCAAACCGTGTTCTATGAATGTTTAGTTGCGCTAACAAAACTTCTAACACCAATCTTGCTTCATACCTCAGAAGAAGTTTGGGGTTATTTAAAAGAGGAAGAACAATATGTTCAACTTACTGAAATTCCTGGTTATCAAGAATTTGCCAATCAATCTGAATTATTAGATATGTGGAAGGCATTCATGGACTTGCGTGATAATGCGCTGAAGGCATTGGAAGAAGCCAGAAATGCTAAGTTGATTGGAAAGTCATTTGAGGCTAAGTTGACCGTCTACCCAAATGAACAAATCAACATACTGATTGATTCATTAGATGCAGATCTTGCCCAACTATTTATCGTATCTGATTTAGAAGTGAAAGCTGTTGGTGAAAAAGTAGATGAGCATGCACTAGTATTTGATGATGTTTCGATTCTTGTCGAAAAAGCAGAAGGTCAAACCTGTGCCCGTTGTCGTAAGGTAACAAAAGATGTGGGAACAAATGCTCTATTTCCAACGCTTTGTGGTCATTGCGCCGATGTAGTAGCTAAAAACTATCCAGAAGCTTTAACACAAGGGATTGAATAA
- the zwf gene encoding glucose-6-phosphate dehydrogenase: MTKENIALFTIFGGTGDLAKRKLYPSLFRLFRKGNLKKHFAIIGTARRDWTDEYYREIVKETLVDLDPTEKELAEFCGHFYYQAHNVTDTEHYDTLKTLADKLDEDYQLQGNRIFYLAMAPQFFGTITSHLASQEIVTETGFNRLIIEKPFGNDFYSAEKLNKEIREAFNEEQIYRIDHYLGKEMVQNISAIRFGNTIFEALWNKNYIDNVQITFAESIGVEERGGYYEKSGALKDMIQNHVLQVVSLLAMDEPSVFSQEAILAEKVKALNAIRIYTEEEARQNFVRGQYREGQLDSQKFISYKEEHNVHEDSQIETFVAGKFHIDNFRWEGVPFYVRTGKRLTEKGTRISIVFKPVPVNVFREQDQKAPDAETIQSNVLTIYIQPTEGFSLSLNGKEVGQGFNLHPVKLDFRHSSETMGNSPEAYEKLILDCLNGDGTNFTHWDEVAQSWRIVDVIRRAWDKDSDPIPTYPSATMGPKCAFDLLKNDGFDWIWKPDEWYRDNHKLS; the protein is encoded by the coding sequence ATGACCAAAGAAAACATTGCTTTATTTACTATTTTTGGTGGAACGGGTGATTTAGCCAAAAGAAAACTTTATCCTTCTCTTTTTCGTTTATTTAGAAAAGGGAATTTAAAAAAGCACTTTGCAATTATTGGTACTGCTAGACGCGATTGGACCGACGAGTATTATCGTGAGATTGTCAAAGAAACGCTCGTAGATCTCGACCCAACCGAAAAAGAACTAGCAGAATTTTGTGGGCATTTTTATTATCAAGCCCATAATGTAACAGATACTGAACATTATGATACTCTCAAAACATTAGCAGACAAGCTCGACGAGGACTATCAATTACAAGGAAACCGTATTTTTTATTTGGCTATGGCTCCTCAGTTTTTTGGTACCATTACTAGTCATTTAGCTTCCCAAGAGATTGTGACAGAAACAGGTTTTAACCGCCTGATTATTGAAAAACCTTTTGGTAACGATTTTTATTCTGCAGAAAAATTAAACAAAGAAATTCGTGAGGCTTTTAACGAAGAACAAATTTACCGAATTGATCATTATTTAGGCAAAGAAATGGTACAAAATATTTCTGCCATTCGTTTTGGAAACACCATCTTTGAAGCACTTTGGAATAAAAACTATATTGACAATGTGCAGATCACTTTTGCTGAAAGCATTGGAGTTGAAGAACGTGGGGGCTACTACGAAAAAAGTGGAGCTTTGAAAGATATGATTCAAAATCATGTGCTACAAGTCGTTTCACTGCTCGCAATGGACGAGCCTAGCGTCTTTTCACAAGAGGCCATTTTAGCTGAAAAAGTCAAAGCCCTCAATGCTATTCGCATATATACAGAAGAAGAAGCAAGACAGAATTTTGTACGTGGACAATACCGTGAAGGTCAGCTTGATTCTCAAAAATTTATCAGCTATAAGGAAGAGCATAATGTCCATGAAGATTCCCAGATTGAAACATTCGTTGCTGGTAAATTTCATATCGACAATTTTCGCTGGGAGGGGGTACCTTTTTATGTACGGACTGGGAAACGTTTAACAGAAAAAGGAACACGAATTAGCATTGTATTTAAACCAGTTCCAGTGAATGTATTTAGAGAGCAAGATCAAAAAGCTCCAGATGCTGAAACAATTCAATCTAATGTTCTAACGATCTACATCCAACCAACAGAAGGCTTCTCTCTTTCGCTAAATGGGAAAGAAGTCGGTCAAGGATTTAATTTACATCCTGTAAAATTAGACTTTCGCCATTCTTCTGAAACCATGGGGAACAGTCCAGAAGCTTATGAAAAGCTGATTCTTGATTGCTTGAATGGCGATGGAACAAACTTTACTCATTGGGATGAAGTTGCGCAATCTTGGCGTATTGTTGATGTCATTCGTCGTGCATGGGATAAGGATTCTGACCCTATTCCGACTTATCCAAGCGCAACAATGGGACCAAAATGTGCGTTTGACTTACTAAAAAATGATGGCTTTGACTGGATTTGGAAACCAGATGAATGGTACCGTGATAATCATAAACTATCATAA
- a CDS encoding metal-dependent transcriptional regulator — translation MTPNKEDYLKLIFELGGDKNKINNKQIVSGLQVSAASVSEMISKLEKGGFVKHSPYQGVQLTKAGLQQASSLVRKHRLWEVFLVEHLGYSWNTVHEEAEVLEHVTSEELTSRLETYLNTPEFCPHGGVIPRKNQPIFERTLQTLADYPENTKVRIERVLDEKELLDYLVSIELNIHDIVTIEHISVYEGPITLKKSDQKSLHVSFKAANNIFVTPIV, via the coding sequence ATGACACCCAATAAAGAAGATTATCTAAAGCTTATTTTCGAACTTGGTGGCGATAAAAATAAAATAAATAACAAACAAATAGTTTCAGGTTTACAGGTTTCAGCGGCTTCTGTGAGTGAGATGATTAGCAAATTAGAAAAAGGCGGCTTTGTCAAACATTCCCCTTACCAAGGTGTTCAACTTACTAAAGCAGGATTACAACAAGCAAGTAGTCTAGTTAGAAAACATCGGTTATGGGAAGTTTTTCTAGTAGAGCATCTGGGATACTCGTGGAATACTGTACACGAAGAGGCCGAAGTTTTAGAACACGTGACCTCGGAAGAATTAACTAGTCGTTTAGAAACTTATTTAAACACCCCTGAATTTTGTCCACATGGCGGAGTCATTCCTCGTAAGAACCAACCTATTTTTGAAAGAACACTTCAAACATTAGCCGATTATCCCGAAAATACAAAAGTTCGGATTGAGCGAGTATTGGACGAAAAAGAGCTATTAGATTACTTAGTATCCATTGAATTGAACATTCATGATATTGTAACCATTGAACATATTTCCGTTTATGAAGGGCCGATTACCTTAAAAAAATCGGATCAAAAATCGCTCCACGTCAGTTTTAAAGCTGCCAATAACATTTTTGTTACCCCTATTGTCTAA
- the gltB gene encoding glutamate synthase large subunit yields the protein MSKKQILEAKKMYSPAFEKDACGMGFVTQIDGVASHRLVDQALTVLERMNHRGGTGAEPDTGDGAGILMALPDTFFQKKANQQKHSLPEKGNYAVGMFFLPYEPSRKKRMIKELKTEIKMQGYRVLWIREVPFAAEHCGPSAQKKMPSFVQFFIEKPVDIDCGRMFENVLFHLRRHIEKTFSPKELTVVSLSSQTVIYKGMLHAYQVRLFFPDLQDKTMETSIALVHSRFSTNTFPSWDRAQPFRFLAHNGEINTLRGAENWMRSHHVEIYNEDNSDSAKLENCMEYLYLHGRDIPQALMMMIPEAWSKEAKLPDEVASFYEYTANFMTPWDGPAALCFTDGIQVGATLDRNGLRPSRYSLTKDHLLVVASEAGVIDLSPSSIIEKGVLGPGNMILVDTSKGTFLRNDEIKHYYATQHPYRNWLNQGQLTLDKLKEQNSVTPLSSKELRKTWKLYGYTDEVIRTLILPMAEKGEEPVISMGYDSPLAVLSNQPQTLFTYFKQQFAQVTNPPIDAIRERLVIGTEMFLGRDGDLKKDFAGNCRKLKIETPVLSTNDFEKICALKNSEQQTKTLSILYPYDLNDSERLQHALERLFKDAEHEIDQGASILILSDRHSTENDLSIPILLAVSGLHHYLITKGKRSLVSLVADTAEVCEVHHFALLLGYGVSAIYPYGVYETLKDYHLETKQENYRKAAEKGIVKVMSRMGISTIAGYHSAQLFEPVGLSEEVVQNYFTGTSSRIGGLTLAQIEKEYLKHHDFAYGKQQKDALPSGGSYQYKTDGEHHLYNPNTIYNFQKAVRSGDYQLYKQYVAQMNKEADEQPTTLRSLWELKSKQPAIALSEVEPAKEIVKRFKVGAMSFGSLSQEAHECLAEAMNSIGAKSNCGEGGENRLRFRLRKGGRNLNSKIKQVASARFGVNTEYLMSAEEIQIKMAQGAKPGEGGQLPGNKVFPWVASIRGATPGVRLISPPPHHDIYSIEDLAQLIYDLKMVNPYAKISVKLAASTGVGTIATGVVKAGADKVVICGYDGGTGASPKNSVRDAGLPWEMGLAEAHQTLSINNLRQRMTLETDGKLMTGRDIAIAALLGAEEYSFASLALVSIGCVMMRVCSLNTCPVGIATQNPGLRKFFAGKPEHVVNTMFFLAEDLREIMAELGYRTIDEMIGHTESLCPKFIAKGKAKSLDFSRILGTTLGIERKVENPFIKQKQWEELDAFAEQAIQSSDSLCIEQKISNVERSVGARMGGWIAERFGNDKIPSGKICYQYQGVAGQSFGAFITQGMELKLTGEANDYVGKGLSGGRLIVVPPEDAAYETESAPIVGNVVCFGASAGEGYFNGRAGERFCVRNSGARVVVEGIGDHGCEYMTGGVAVILGTTGRNFAAGMSGGVAYVYDPDQKFDEKCNKEMVDIFPINTQGDDSILKEMLENHVHFTHSKVAQQILADWEKEQEYFVKVYPTEYRQMLEVTETLSEKGFEGEELLEAAFNQVMNPQKETPNPPNKKIKVKECE from the coding sequence ATGAGTAAAAAGCAAATTCTTGAAGCAAAAAAAATGTATTCACCTGCTTTTGAAAAAGATGCTTGTGGAATGGGGTTTGTCACACAGATTGATGGAGTTGCTTCTCACAGATTGGTGGATCAAGCACTGACTGTTTTGGAGCGAATGAATCATCGTGGTGGGACTGGAGCAGAACCAGATACAGGAGATGGCGCGGGGATTTTGATGGCACTACCAGATACATTTTTTCAAAAAAAAGCGAACCAACAGAAACATTCACTTCCAGAAAAAGGAAATTATGCTGTGGGAATGTTTTTTTTACCATACGAACCTTCCCGTAAAAAAAGAATGATCAAAGAGTTAAAAACGGAAATCAAAATGCAAGGATACCGAGTTTTGTGGATACGGGAGGTACCATTTGCTGCAGAACATTGTGGTCCTTCTGCTCAAAAGAAAATGCCGAGTTTTGTTCAATTTTTTATTGAGAAACCTGTTGATATTGACTGTGGTCGTATGTTTGAAAATGTGCTCTTTCATTTGAGACGTCATATTGAAAAGACATTCTCTCCCAAAGAATTGACTGTGGTCAGTTTGTCTTCTCAAACGGTCATTTATAAAGGTATGCTTCATGCATATCAAGTGCGGTTATTTTTTCCAGACTTACAAGACAAAACAATGGAAACTTCTATAGCACTCGTTCATTCTAGATTTTCGACCAATACGTTTCCAAGTTGGGACAGAGCTCAACCGTTTCGTTTCTTAGCACACAATGGTGAAATCAATACTCTTCGCGGAGCAGAAAATTGGATGAGGAGCCACCATGTAGAAATTTATAACGAAGACAACTCTGATTCTGCCAAATTAGAAAACTGTATGGAATACTTATACTTACATGGACGAGATATTCCACAAGCGCTAATGATGATGATTCCAGAAGCATGGTCTAAAGAAGCAAAATTACCGGATGAAGTGGCTAGTTTTTACGAGTATACTGCTAATTTTATGACGCCATGGGATGGACCTGCAGCTCTTTGCTTTACAGATGGCATCCAAGTGGGCGCAACGCTAGATAGAAATGGATTGCGTCCATCCAGATATTCATTGACCAAAGATCATCTACTTGTAGTTGCTTCAGAAGCTGGTGTCATTGATTTAAGTCCTTCCTCAATCATTGAAAAAGGGGTACTAGGACCAGGAAATATGATTTTGGTTGATACAAGCAAAGGAACTTTTTTGCGAAATGATGAGATCAAACATTATTATGCTACGCAGCATCCGTATCGTAATTGGCTCAATCAGGGTCAACTAACGTTAGACAAACTAAAGGAGCAAAATTCTGTCACGCCGCTTAGCTCGAAAGAACTAAGAAAAACTTGGAAATTATATGGGTATACCGATGAAGTAATCCGTACGTTAATTTTACCAATGGCTGAAAAAGGTGAAGAACCAGTTATTTCCATGGGCTATGATTCACCTCTTGCGGTATTAAGCAATCAGCCACAGACTTTATTTACTTATTTTAAACAACAATTTGCACAGGTGACCAATCCACCTATAGATGCAATTCGTGAACGTTTAGTGATTGGTACAGAAATGTTTTTAGGAAGAGATGGGGACTTAAAAAAAGATTTTGCTGGCAATTGTCGTAAATTAAAAATCGAAACACCGGTTCTTTCTACGAATGATTTTGAAAAAATTTGTGCACTAAAAAATAGTGAGCAGCAGACAAAAACTCTTTCGATACTGTATCCCTATGATTTAAATGATTCCGAACGTTTGCAGCACGCACTCGAGAGATTGTTTAAAGATGCCGAGCATGAAATTGATCAGGGTGCGAGTATTTTAATTCTAAGTGATCGACATAGTACTGAAAATGATCTTTCAATCCCAATCTTACTCGCAGTATCTGGCTTGCATCACTACTTGATTACAAAAGGGAAAAGAAGCTTGGTATCTCTGGTTGCAGATACTGCTGAGGTTTGCGAGGTTCATCACTTTGCCTTGTTGTTAGGATACGGCGTCAGCGCTATCTATCCTTATGGAGTGTATGAAACATTAAAAGATTACCACTTAGAAACAAAGCAAGAAAACTACCGGAAAGCGGCAGAAAAAGGTATTGTCAAAGTCATGTCACGAATGGGGATTTCTACCATTGCGGGTTATCACAGTGCCCAACTTTTTGAACCAGTAGGTCTTTCAGAAGAAGTGGTTCAAAATTATTTTACTGGAACAAGTAGTCGGATTGGCGGGTTAACTCTTGCGCAAATTGAAAAAGAGTATTTAAAACACCACGACTTTGCTTATGGAAAACAGCAAAAGGATGCACTGCCTTCTGGGGGAAGCTATCAATACAAAACGGATGGAGAACACCATTTATACAATCCAAATACGATTTATAATTTTCAAAAAGCGGTTCGTTCAGGGGACTATCAACTATACAAGCAATATGTCGCTCAAATGAATAAAGAAGCTGACGAACAGCCGACAACTCTTCGTTCACTATGGGAGCTCAAAAGTAAGCAGCCTGCTATCGCACTGTCAGAGGTTGAACCGGCAAAAGAAATCGTGAAACGATTTAAAGTTGGCGCGATGAGTTTTGGCTCGCTTAGCCAAGAAGCGCATGAATGTTTAGCAGAAGCGATGAATTCGATTGGGGCAAAGAGCAACTGTGGAGAAGGTGGAGAAAATCGACTACGCTTTCGCTTGAGAAAAGGCGGAAGAAACCTTAATAGTAAAATTAAGCAAGTTGCATCCGCACGATTTGGTGTGAATACCGAATATTTAATGAGCGCAGAAGAAATCCAAATTAAAATGGCTCAAGGTGCTAAACCAGGCGAAGGTGGTCAGCTGCCAGGAAACAAAGTTTTTCCGTGGGTAGCATCTATTCGTGGAGCTACACCAGGAGTTCGATTGATTTCACCACCACCGCACCATGATATTTATTCGATTGAGGACTTAGCCCAACTCATTTATGATTTGAAGATGGTCAATCCTTATGCCAAGATTAGTGTCAAACTAGCAGCTAGTACTGGCGTTGGAACGATTGCTACCGGTGTAGTGAAAGCTGGTGCCGACAAAGTAGTTATTTGTGGTTATGACGGGGGGACCGGAGCTTCACCTAAAAACTCTGTTCGCGATGCAGGACTTCCCTGGGAGATGGGCTTAGCAGAAGCACATCAGACGTTATCTATTAACAATTTACGACAAAGAATGACTTTAGAAACAGACGGAAAGCTAATGACAGGTCGTGACATTGCCATTGCAGCTTTACTTGGTGCCGAAGAATATAGCTTTGCCTCATTAGCTCTAGTCTCTATTGGTTGCGTTATGATGCGTGTATGTAGTTTAAATACGTGTCCAGTAGGAATAGCTACTCAAAATCCTGGACTAAGAAAGTTCTTTGCAGGAAAGCCTGAACATGTTGTCAATACTATGTTCTTTTTAGCAGAAGATTTACGGGAAATCATGGCAGAGTTAGGGTATCGTACGATTGATGAAATGATTGGACATACCGAAAGCCTTTGTCCCAAATTTATTGCCAAAGGAAAAGCAAAATCATTAGATTTTTCAAGGATTTTAGGAACAACTTTAGGCATTGAAAGAAAAGTAGAGAATCCTTTTATCAAACAAAAGCAATGGGAAGAGCTAGATGCTTTTGCTGAGCAAGCGATTCAGTCCAGTGACTCGCTGTGCATTGAACAAAAAATTTCAAATGTTGAACGGTCAGTTGGTGCGCGGATGGGAGGTTGGATTGCAGAGCGTTTTGGCAATGATAAAATTCCTTCTGGGAAAATTTGTTATCAGTATCAAGGTGTAGCAGGACAAAGTTTTGGCGCTTTTATTACGCAAGGTATGGAGCTCAAGCTTACAGGAGAGGCAAATGATTACGTTGGCAAAGGTCTAAGTGGAGGACGTTTGATCGTGGTGCCACCAGAAGATGCAGCCTATGAAACAGAATCAGCGCCAATTGTTGGCAATGTTGTTTGTTTTGGTGCTAGTGCAGGTGAAGGCTATTTTAATGGTCGAGCTGGTGAACGTTTTTGTGTACGGAATAGTGGTGCAAGAGTTGTCGTAGAAGGTATTGGAGATCATGGCTGTGAATATATGACCGGGGGAGTGGCCGTGATTTTGGGCACAACAGGTCGAAACTTTGCAGCTGGAATGTCTGGTGGAGTTGCTTATGTATATGATCCAGATCAAAAATTTGATGAAAAGTGTAATAAAGAGATGGTCGATATTTTCCCGATAAATACACAAGGAGACGACAGTATTTTAAAAGAAATGCTTGAAAATCACGTTCACTTTACCCACTCCAAAGTTGCACAACAAATTTTAGCTGATTGGGAAAAAGAACAAGAGTATTTTGTTAAAGTGTACCCGACTGAATATCGTCAAATGTTAGAAGTGACAGAAACATTATCAGAAAAAGGTTTTGAGGGGGAGGAGCTTTTAGAAGCGGCTTTCAATCAAGTGATGAATCCACAAAAAGAAACGCCAAATCCCCCCAATAAAAAAATAAAAGTAAAGGAGTGTGAGTAA
- a CDS encoding glutamate synthase subunit beta has protein sequence MADPFGYLKYKRKDNPYRPVDERIRDWKELQTPLEVGQRQEQAARCMNCGIPFCHSGNFFGGKRAVSGCPNDNLIPEWNDLIYRGEFKKAWERLSRTNPLPEMTGRVCPAPCEKSCTEALNGEGVAIHDNERFIIDYAFEKDWVKGTGMPASKRTGYKVAIVGSGPAGLSAAWRLNQLGHSVTVYERSDRLGGLLMYGIPNMKLDKSVVQRRIKVMQEVGICFEINCEIGKTIEAATLRQQFDRVILCTGASVPRDLEIPGRQLSGIRFAVDYLTETTKHVLAYGNEQTNNFLAGKHVVVIGGGDTGNDCIASVIRQGCASVKQLEINPESPLKRNADNPWPEYPMTSRVGYGQEEAGMYQTEKLNYYQTSTTAFLGSEQGQLVGIQTVKVDEHFQTIKGSEAVLRADVVLLAMGFVGPENQLLNQFGVTEVFDDYSTNDEKIYLAGDARRGPSLVIWAIREGRKAAEVCDVSLRSFVSQK, from the coding sequence ATGGCAGATCCGTTTGGTTATTTAAAATATAAGCGAAAAGATAACCCTTACCGTCCAGTAGACGAGCGAATTCGAGACTGGAAAGAACTCCAGACTCCTTTAGAAGTAGGACAGCGGCAAGAACAAGCTGCAAGATGTATGAATTGTGGTATTCCGTTTTGTCACTCGGGAAATTTTTTCGGCGGCAAACGAGCAGTTTCTGGTTGCCCTAATGACAACTTAATTCCTGAGTGGAATGACTTAATTTACCGTGGAGAGTTTAAAAAAGCTTGGGAACGGTTGAGTCGAACCAATCCTTTACCTGAAATGACAGGAAGAGTTTGTCCTGCTCCTTGTGAAAAATCATGCACAGAAGCTTTAAATGGAGAAGGAGTAGCTATCCATGATAATGAACGGTTCATTATCGATTATGCTTTTGAAAAAGATTGGGTTAAAGGAACGGGAATGCCAGCGAGCAAACGAACTGGATACAAGGTGGCGATTGTAGGGAGTGGACCAGCAGGATTATCAGCAGCGTGGCGTCTCAATCAATTAGGGCATAGTGTAACCGTTTATGAACGCTCCGATCGTTTGGGTGGTTTACTGATGTACGGGATTCCCAATATGAAGCTAGACAAGTCTGTTGTCCAACGAAGGATTAAGGTCATGCAAGAAGTTGGGATTTGTTTTGAAATAAATTGTGAAATTGGGAAAACAATTGAGGCCGCAACTTTACGTCAACAGTTTGATCGAGTGATTTTATGTACGGGAGCCAGTGTCCCAAGAGATTTAGAAATACCAGGACGGCAACTTTCGGGCATTCGCTTTGCTGTGGATTACTTGACTGAAACGACTAAGCACGTATTAGCGTATGGAAATGAACAAACAAATAATTTTCTTGCTGGAAAACATGTAGTGGTTATTGGAGGTGGGGATACCGGAAACGATTGTATTGCTTCTGTGATTCGACAAGGTTGTGCTTCTGTGAAACAATTAGAGATAAACCCCGAGTCACCACTTAAAAGAAATGCCGATAATCCTTGGCCTGAGTATCCGATGACGAGTCGGGTTGGATATGGTCAAGAAGAGGCTGGAATGTATCAAACCGAAAAACTAAATTACTATCAAACCTCTACTACGGCTTTCTTAGGTTCAGAGCAAGGGCAGTTGGTTGGAATTCAGACTGTAAAAGTGGATGAGCATTTTCAGACAATCAAAGGGTCAGAAGCGGTACTAAGAGCAGATGTTGTTCTTCTTGCAATGGGATTTGTAGGACCAGAAAACCAGTTACTCAATCAATTTGGGGTAACAGAAGTTTTTGATGATTATTCTACAAATGATGAAAAAATTTATCTTGCAGGGGATGCAAGGAGGGGGCCAAGCTTAGTTATTTGGGCGATTCGTGAAGGAAGAAAAGCAGCAGAAGTTTGTGATGTTAGCTTACGGTCTTTTGTTTCACAAAAATAA